CTTAGGTGATGAACATCCCGAGATTGTTGCACTGTGCGCGGATCTGGGCTACCCCACACGATTGGCCGATTTCGGCAAAAAATTTCCTGATCGATTCTTTGATTTTGGGATCGCCGAAAAAAACATGGTTTCCGCCGCTGCCGGGCTTGCCGCAACAGGGAAAATACCATTTGTTGCAACGTATGCATCGTTCTTGGGGCTGTTATGTTGCGAACAAATACGTACAGATGTGGCATATCCCAATCTCAATGTGCGATTGATCGGAACGCATACGGGCATTGCAATGGGCTTCTATGGATCGTCACATCATGCGACGGAAGATATCGCGATTCTTCGTTCCATGGCGAATATGGCGGTTATTTCTCCGGCCGATGGAGTCGCATTCGCACAAATGATTGAAGAGTCTGTCGCTTCCTATGCCGGACCGATTTATTTTCGCGTCAGCCGCGGACGGGAAGAGACGGTTTATACGGAAGGCCGTCCCGGGAATAAAATTGGCAAAGCAAATG
Above is a window of Fodinisporobacter ferrooxydans DNA encoding:
- a CDS encoding transketolase family protein, whose amino-acid sequence is MAVQLQSESWELFGSLKLAKQLTAGETLARLGDEHPEIVALCADLGYPTRLADFGKKFPDRFFDFGIAEKNMVSAAAGLAATGKIPFVATYASFLGLLCCEQIRTDVAYPNLNVRLIGTHTGIAMGFYGSSHHATEDIAILRSMANMAVISPADGVAFAQMIEESVASYAGPIYFRVSRGREETVYTEGRPGNKIGKANVLREGRDITIIACGIEVKASLDAAEFLANQGIQARVIDMHTIKPLDLDAVLEAARETGAIVTVEEHNILGGLGGAVAEVLMESGISCKFKRHGIMDQYALIGKPYHLYKHYKLDGNGIASVVNDFLSR